From a region of the Lactuca sativa cultivar Salinas chromosome 4, Lsat_Salinas_v11, whole genome shotgun sequence genome:
- the LOC128133532 gene encoding uncharacterized protein LOC128133532 gives MFPIAYVVLESENTKSWTWFLKSLEKAIGTPNGLVISSDMQKGLEVAITQVYPNVEHRECIRHLCSNFKKHFRGDFFMSKLWDAANTYSVSKHDRLLKEIASKHEDAIAYLNEHHKKIWSRSKFGTLVKCDYITNNISETFNSWVGDIRYKPMLDLLDAIREKLMERFDKKRSKVKKWKGPLVPKARDYLKTITKNLGEYQVCRSSDNKAEVNYKGNRWDVILDEKKCSCREWQVTGLPCVHAVAFIAFTREPRWDKYVDAYFTVGRYKEAYALEIGPMPGKDQWVHIDTVDKIYPPIIKRPPGRPKKNRIVARAEPKKRHRCTRCGMYGHHGKSCKNPAPQGFDEASTSKRKEQK, from the exons ATGTTTCCAATAGCCTATGTTGTGCTTGAGTCAGAGAATACAAAATCATGGACCTGGTTTCTCAAGTCACTAGAAAAAGCGATCGGTACACCTAATGGTCTTGTTATCTCCTCTGACATGCAAAAAGGGTTGGAAGTAGCTATTACACAGGTTTATCCTAACGTTGAGCATCGAGAATGCATAAGACATTTGTGTAGCAACTTCAAGAAACATTTTCGAGGTGACTTTTTCATGAGCAAGCTATGGGATGCTGCAAATACCTACTCTGTTAGTAAGCATGATAGATTGTTAAAAGAAATTGCTAGTAAACATGAAGATGCAATTGCATATTTGAATGAGCACCATAAAAAGATATGGAGTAGAAGCAAGTTTGGCACACTTGTCAAGTGTGATTACATTACCAACAATATTTCTGAAACTTTTAACTCTTGGGTAGGTGACATACGTTATAAACCGATGCTAGATCTCCTTGATGCAATTAGAGAAAAGCTTATggaacgatttgacaagaaaaggAGTAAGGTGAAAAAATGGAAAGGTCCACTAGTTCCAAAAGCAAGGGACTATCTCAAGACAATCACTAAG AATTTGGGTGAATATCAAGTTTGTAGAAGCAGTGACAATAAAGCAGAAGTGAACTACAAAGGAAATCGTTGGGATGTTATATTAGATGAGAAAAAATGTAGTTGTCGAGAATGGCAAGTCACAGGCCTTCCATGTGTGCATGCAGTTGCTTTTATTGCTTTCACAAGGGAGCCTAGATGGGACAAATACGTTGATGCATATTTCACAGTTGGGagatataaagaagcatatgctTTAGAAATTGGTCCAATGCCTGGGAAAGATCAATGGGTGCATATAGACACAGTCGATAAGATATACCCACCTATTATAAAACGGCCACCTGGACGACCTAAAAAGAATAGAATTGTAGCACGTGCTGAGCCCAAGAAAAGACATAGATGCACGCGTTGTGGTATGTATGGACACCATGGAAAGAGTTGCAAAAATCCCGCGCCTCAAGGGTTTGACGAAGCATCCACTAGCAAAAGGAAAGAACAAAAATGA
- the LOC128133533 gene encoding uncharacterized protein LOC128133533 has protein sequence MDDEIDTLTWEISAQSPIIEALISKYKFKLKYGGFFRLARNSCRQVYCFGSTKSLYIDTCSYDFDHLVEEVKKHYPSQSDIVLSIVFVDKHAKEQCFIELDNDERFMVMLSMYNEEKEVTIHATTEKLRYKVKQFSSQDHVIDEPDDENETDSICPSQESYHSPHNSDNETELLDYGETYAYSKSNPFMKVNSRFPGVIAFRRALNHYALINEFEYNIEKSDLTRLTACCGDKECKWRIHASVTQDGVTFEVKKFVETHSCTRSNKCGNKHATQGWIADVVTDKLKSEGDVSPADLKKWLMHSYNVEVPYMRVFRGREQAYTDMYGKWDDSYVHIYDFKQELEKRNPGSVVEIDL, from the exons ATGGATGATGAGATTGATACACTAACATGGGAAATAAGTGCTCAATCACCGATAATTGA GGCTTTAATATCAAAATACAAGTTTAAACTAAAATATGGAGGCTTCTTTCGGTTAGCGAGGAACTCGTGTAGGCAAGTATATTGTTTTGGATCTACAAAATCTCTCTATATAGACACATGTTCGTATGACTTTGATCATCTAGTTGAAGAGGTGAAAAAACATTATCCATCACAAAGTGATATTGTTTTGTCAATAGTATTTGTTGACAAACATGCAAAAGAGCAATGCTTTATTGAACTTGATAATGATGAGAGGTTCATGGTGATGCTTAGCATGTATAATGAGGAGAAAGAAGTAACAATTCATGCGACAACCGAAAAATTAAGATATAAGGTTAAACAGTTTAGTTCTCAAGATCACGTTATTGATGAACCTGATGATGAAAATGAGACAGACTCAATTTGTCCAAGTCAAGAAAGCTATCATAGTCCTCATAATTCCGATAATGAAACTGAGCTTCTAGATTATGGTGAAACTTATGCATATAGTAAATCAAATCCATTTATGAAAGTGAATTCTAGATTCCCAGGTGTAATTGCTTTTAGAAGAGCATTAAACCATTATGCACTAATAAATGAATTTGAGTATAATATTGAGAAAAGTGATTTGACAAGACTTACAGCATGTTGTGGAGATAAAGAGTGCAAGTGGAGAATTCATGCTTCTGTTACACAAGATGGAGTTACTTTTGAA GTTAAGAAATTTGTAGAAACTCATTCTTGTACTCGAAGCAACAAGTGTGGTAACAAACATGCCACTCAAGGATGGATTGCTGATGTTGTAACCGACAAGTTGAAATCTGAAGGCGATGTCTCTCCTGCCGACCTAAAAAAGTGGCTTATGCATAGCTACAATGTTGAAGTGCCATATATGAGAGTATTTAGAGGAAGAGAACAAGCTTATACTGACATGTATGGAAAGTGGGATGACTCTTATGTACATATATATGATTTTAAACAGGAACTTGAAAAGAGAAACCCAGGAAGTGTCGTGGAGATTGATTTATAG